From a region of the Pongo pygmaeus isolate AG05252 chromosome 5, NHGRI_mPonPyg2-v2.0_pri, whole genome shotgun sequence genome:
- the TUBE1 gene encoding tubulin epsilon chain isoform X2: MEEGVVNEILQGPLRDVFDTKQLITDISGSGNNWAVGHKVFGSLYQDQILEKLRKSAEHCDCLQCFFIIHSMGGGTGSGLGTFLLKVLEDEFPEVYRFVTSIYPSGEDDVITSPYNSILAMKELNEHADCVLPIDNQSLFDIISKIDLMVNSGKLGTTVKPNSLVTSSSGTLKKRHKKPFDAMNNIVANLLLNLTSSARFEGSLNMDLNEISMNLVPFPQLHYLVSSLTPLYTLTDVNIPPRRLDQMFSDAFSKDHQLLQADPKHSLYLACALMVRGNVQISDLRRNIERLKPSLQFVSWNQEGWKTSLCSVPPVGHSHSLLALANNTCVKPTFMELKERFMRLYKKKAHLHHYLQVEGVEKSCFTEAVSSLSALIQEYDQLDTTKNMPVRDLPRLSIAM, encoded by the exons ATGGAAGAAGGGGTAGTGAATGAAATTCTGCAGGGACCACTGAGAGATGTATTTGATACGAAACAGCTCATCACTGATATTTCTGGCTCAGGAAATAATTG GGCTGTGGGTCACAAAGTTTTCGGCAGTCTTTACCAAGACCAGATTTTAGAGAAACTCAGAAAGTCGGCAGAGCACTGTGATTGCTTGCAGTGTTTCTTTATAATACATTCCATGGGAGGAG GAACAGGATCTGGACTTGGCACATTTCTTTTAAAGGTGCTTGAAGACGAATTCCCAGAAGTATACAGATTTGTGACTTCCATTTATCCTTCTGGTGAGGATGATGTCATAACCTCACCTTATAATAGCATCTTGGCAATGAAGGAACTTAATGAGCATGCAGACTGTGTGTTGCCCATTGACAATCAA TCTTTATTTGACATCATTAGCAAAATCGACCTCATGGTGAATTCTGGAAAGTTGGGTACAACTGTGAAGCCAAACAGTCTGgttacttcaagttctgggactTTAAAAAAGCGGCATAAGAAGCCATTTGATGCAATGAATAACATTGTGGCAAATCTGCTGCTCAACCTAACAAG CTCTGCAAGATTTGAAGGGTCCCTTAATATGGACCTTAATGAAATCAGCATGAATTTAGTTCCTTTTCCTCAACTTCATTATCTCGTGTCAAGCCTAACACCTCTGTATACACTGACAGATGTTAACATTCCTCCTAGAAG ATTGGATCAGATGTTTTCAGATGCCTTTAGTAAAGATCACCAGCTGCTTCAGGCGGACCCCAAACACAGTCTTTACCTCGCCTGTGCGCTCATGGTTAGAGGAAATGTACAAATTTCAGATCTTCGTAGAAATATTGAAAg attAAAACCATCTCTACAATTTGTCTCCTGGAATCAAGAAGGCTGGAAGACCAGCCTGTGTTCCGTACCTCCTGTGGGCCATTCTCATTCGTTATTAGCTTTAGCAAATAACACCTGTGTGAAGCCCACCTTCATGGAACTGAAAGAGAGATTCATGAGGCTCTACAAGAAAAAG gcTCACCTTCATCACTATCTACAAGTTGAAGGGGTAGAAAAAAGCTGTTTCACAGAAGCTGTGTCATCTTTATCAGCACTCATACAGGAATATGACCAACTGGACACAACAAAAAACATGCCTGTGCGAGATTTACCCAGACTAAGCATAGCTATGTGA
- the TUBE1 gene encoding tubulin epsilon chain isoform X1 — MTQSVVVQVGQCGNQIGCCFWDLALREHAAVNQKGIYDEAISSFFRNVDTRVVGDGGSISKGKICSLKARAVLIDMEEGVVNEILQGPLRDVFDTKQLITDISGSGNNWAVGHKVFGSLYQDQILEKLRKSAEHCDCLQCFFIIHSMGGGTGSGLGTFLLKVLEDEFPEVYRFVTSIYPSGEDDVITSPYNSILAMKELNEHADCVLPIDNQSLFDIISKIDLMVNSGKLGTTVKPNSLVTSSSGTLKKRHKKPFDAMNNIVANLLLNLTSSARFEGSLNMDLNEISMNLVPFPQLHYLVSSLTPLYTLTDVNIPPRRLDQMFSDAFSKDHQLLQADPKHSLYLACALMVRGNVQISDLRRNIERLKPSLQFVSWNQEGWKTSLCSVPPVGHSHSLLALANNTCVKPTFMELKERFMRLYKKKAHLHHYLQVEGVEKSCFTEAVSSLSALIQEYDQLDTTKNMPVRDLPRLSIAM; from the exons aaaggaATTTATGATGAGGCAATAAGCAGCTTCTTTAGAAATGTGGACACCAG AGTGGTTGGTGATGGTGGAAGTATTTCCAAGGGaaaaatatgttctttaaaaGCAAGA gctGTCTTGATTGATATGGAAGAAGGGGTAGTGAATGAAATTCTGCAGGGACCACTGAGAGATGTATTTGATACGAAACAGCTCATCACTGATATTTCTGGCTCAGGAAATAATTG GGCTGTGGGTCACAAAGTTTTCGGCAGTCTTTACCAAGACCAGATTTTAGAGAAACTCAGAAAGTCGGCAGAGCACTGTGATTGCTTGCAGTGTTTCTTTATAATACATTCCATGGGAGGAG GAACAGGATCTGGACTTGGCACATTTCTTTTAAAGGTGCTTGAAGACGAATTCCCAGAAGTATACAGATTTGTGACTTCCATTTATCCTTCTGGTGAGGATGATGTCATAACCTCACCTTATAATAGCATCTTGGCAATGAAGGAACTTAATGAGCATGCAGACTGTGTGTTGCCCATTGACAATCAA TCTTTATTTGACATCATTAGCAAAATCGACCTCATGGTGAATTCTGGAAAGTTGGGTACAACTGTGAAGCCAAACAGTCTGgttacttcaagttctgggactTTAAAAAAGCGGCATAAGAAGCCATTTGATGCAATGAATAACATTGTGGCAAATCTGCTGCTCAACCTAACAAG CTCTGCAAGATTTGAAGGGTCCCTTAATATGGACCTTAATGAAATCAGCATGAATTTAGTTCCTTTTCCTCAACTTCATTATCTCGTGTCAAGCCTAACACCTCTGTATACACTGACAGATGTTAACATTCCTCCTAGAAG ATTGGATCAGATGTTTTCAGATGCCTTTAGTAAAGATCACCAGCTGCTTCAGGCGGACCCCAAACACAGTCTTTACCTCGCCTGTGCGCTCATGGTTAGAGGAAATGTACAAATTTCAGATCTTCGTAGAAATATTGAAAg attAAAACCATCTCTACAATTTGTCTCCTGGAATCAAGAAGGCTGGAAGACCAGCCTGTGTTCCGTACCTCCTGTGGGCCATTCTCATTCGTTATTAGCTTTAGCAAATAACACCTGTGTGAAGCCCACCTTCATGGAACTGAAAGAGAGATTCATGAGGCTCTACAAGAAAAAG gcTCACCTTCATCACTATCTACAAGTTGAAGGGGTAGAAAAAAGCTGTTTCACAGAAGCTGTGTCATCTTTATCAGCACTCATACAGGAATATGACCAACTGGACACAACAAAAAACATGCCTGTGCGAGATTTACCCAGACTAAGCATAGCTATGTGA